TTTGGATATTACAAAATAACTCACCGCTTCTCTCTTTCCAAGTTGACCCCGGAATCCCATGGGGCCTCCACGTTTCCCAAGTTGACCTCTAAATCCCATGGGTGCCCTCCTTTCTGGTGACAAGACAAATACAGGATCTCGTTTACCTAATGTTCCAAAAAAACCCATAGGTGCACGTTTTCCAAGTTGACCTATGAATCCAAGTGGCGCGCGTTTTCCAAGTTGACCTCTGAACCCCATAGGTGCTCGTTTGCCAAGCTGACCCCTAAATCCCATTGGAGCACGTTTTCCTAACTGACCTCTGAATCCCATTGGTGCCCGTTTTCCTAATGTACCGACAAAGCCAAGAGGTATTCTTTTGTCGTAATCATCAGCATAAGCTTTCCTTTTTCCAAGTCGTCCACTAAACCCCATCGGAGCTCTAAATCTTTTCCCTAATGTACCAAATAAGGAATATGTGTCTACGCTTTGCTTTTCTTCGCCATCATCTAAAGTTTCCGTGTTTCCATTATAATAATCTGGTTTCTCATTTTCATCTAATTCTTCTAGAACGAGATAAGGCGGTTCATTCTTATCTACATTATCTAAGTCCATATCATCAGCCGTTTCCAGAGCacgtttactttcattttcaccaTAAATGTCATATATCCGACTTGCAAGATCTTTTAAACTTCTCTCTTCGTTTTTCTCACCGGCTAGTTCTTGTAACATGTCAATATCATGAGCGTCTCGTTTTGAAAGCGTTTTGAGTTCATTTTCGGACCGGTCTGTCAATTCTCCATTAATTGAAATTGCTTCAGCTGCTAGCCATAGCAAAGAATATAAAACGAGATTTATAGTTTGACATCGCTTCCTCATTGTGTTATTATCACTTGATatgttctgaaaaataaaaataaaaagtagaatTAAAGAACTGTTTTAGTTATATTCCTGTCTTATGCACTtatactgcattgtattgttttaCACTGTTCAATATTACTTGCAGTCTGTGACGAAGGTGCGTAGCCAAAACAATTCGAAATGTCTGTGAATtgtataaacatatacatgtgtgtCGAT
This Mercenaria mercenaria strain notata chromosome 17, MADL_Memer_1, whole genome shotgun sequence DNA region includes the following protein-coding sequences:
- the LOC123536975 gene encoding buccalin-like codes for the protein MRKRCQTINLVLYSLLWLAAEAISINGELTDRSENELKTLSKRDAHDIDMLQELAGEKNEERSLKDLASRIYDIYGENESKRALETADDMDLDNVDKNEPPYLVLEELDENEKPDYYNGNTETLDDGEEKQSVDTYSLFGTLGKRFRAPMGFSGRLGKRKAYADDYDKRIPLGFVGTLGKRAPMGFRGQLGKRAPMGFRGQLGKRAPMGFRGQLGKRAPLGFIGQLGKRAPMGFFGTLGKRDPVFVLSPERRAPMGFRGQLGKRGGPMGFRGQLGKREA